Below is a genomic region from Granulicella sp. L56.
ACGCCGATACTCCTGCTCACAGGAAGCAGACAAAAGCAGACGCGCAATCAATCCGCGCGATCATCGAGCAATGGCAGGCTCGCCCATTGCCAGAAGAGCGAAGCGAGCCCTGGAAGATTGCAGTGCTAGTGCGCAGCCGAAATCATTTAGCCGACATTGTCGTTACGTTGGAAAAAGATAATGGCGCAGGCCCAATTCCCTATCGTGCCGTCGATATCAAGGCGCTGGGTGAGCAACGCGAAGTACTGGATCTTTTTGCATTGACACGAGCACTGCTGCATCCGGCGGACAGAGTGGCATGGTTCGCGGTACTACATGCTCCCTGGTGTGGGCTTGGGTCATCTGAGTTGCACATACTTGCGGGAGCAGATGAGGGCACCTGGGCAGAGCGCTCCATCGACGATGTTCTCGCCGAACGCGGACATCTACTGAGCGACGAAAGCTGCGAGCGGCTGACGAGGATCTGGCCGGTGCTACAGTCCGCATCGGAGCAACGCGGCCGTCTGACGACAGCGCAATGGGTAGAGCGAACTTGGCGCTCGCTCGGTGGCGACGCCTATTTGACGCCTGAAAAGATGGCGAATGCGCGCCGTTACCTTCAGCTACTGGATGAAATAGAAGAGCACGCAGGCGTAATCGACTTAAGCCTGCTGAAGACGCGGCTTGACAGGCTCTACGCTGAAGCAGCAATCAGCGCAGGCGCGGTAGATCTGATGACGATCCATGGAGCGAAGGGATTGGAATGGGATGTAGTGATCGTGCCAGGACTGGAGAAGAGGGCGCGCGTATCGGGCGGCAGATTGCTGACGTGGAATGAGATCGATTCGGGTGGAGCGGACGCCGCGCATGTAGTTCTTGCTCCGATTGTCGGCAAAGGAGAGGAATCGCGAGAACTGAACGATTGGCTCAACAACATCGAGAAGGCTCGCGATGCGGCAGAGCGAAAGCGATTGTTCTATGTCGCCTGCACGCGAGCGAAGGAAGAGCTGCATCTCTTCGCCGCTCCCGAGGCGAAGTCGGATGGTTCAATCAGTCAAGCATACGGAAGCCTGTTGAGCGCGGCGTGGCCTGCGGCAGAACGGCATTTCATGGCCGAGCATGAAGCTGCGGATAGCGTGCAGACAACGCCTCTTCTGTCGAATCAGGAGTCCTCGCCCACCTCCGATGCGTTCATTGGCAATCTGGCCGCAGCGGCAGTTGAGGAACGGCCCGCAATGTTGGAGCGTCTGCCCCTGGACTTTTTGCCAGCAGCGCGATTTGCCGCCGCGCAAAAACTCTCGTATGGAGATATCGGTATCGAAGCACCATTAGCTCGCTTCGAACGACCGGAAGGCTCATTCGAGGCGCGCGCCTTTGGAAACGTAGTGCATGAATTTTTAGAATTGATAGCGAAGCAACTCGAGCATGAAACTCACCCCAAGGAACTGCTAAACGAAATAGCAACCTGGGAGCCGCGAATCTCAGCGGTTTTACGTGGCGATGGCGTGGCCGCTTCTCGTGCAAAGCAACTAGCATCGCGCGTGCGCACGGCACTCGAAAACACTCTGCGTAATGCTGAAGGACGCTGGATATTGGGAACCCGCAAAGAAGCATTCAGCGAGATTGCGCTCACCTCATGGGCAGAGGCGCGCAGAAGCGTGCGACTGGATCGCATCTTTCGCGCAGGAGCAACACCGCTAGCGGAAGGAGACGACTATCTCTGGATCGTGGACTACAAGACGACCACGCACGGAAGCGAGGGCATCGAAGCGTTTCTCGCAGCCGAGCAAGCAAAATACAGCGCGCAGCTGCAGACCTACGCGCAAACGATCAACAGTGCAGGAAGAAAAATCCGTCTCGCGCTCTACTATCCGCTTCTATCGCAGCTAACCTGGTGGGCCCCCGAGACAGCCTGAACTAATCGGTGCGCGGATTGTGCCGCACATCGAATCCGCGCACCCAGAAGATCACATCCTCCGCGATATTGGTGGCGTGGTCTCCAACCCGCTCAAGGTTGCGCGCAATGATGAGCGCATTGAGCGACTGCGGAGTCAGCTCAGGCTTCTCCTTGATCAACGAGCTGAGCGCATAAAACGCCGCATCGTTCATCTCATCCACCTGATCGTCGAGTAGCAATACCGACTGAGCTAATTCCGCA
It encodes:
- a CDS encoding exodeoxyribonuclease V subunit beta encodes the protein MTKLFVVGSEPETQSNPDAVRPPDWSEREKALDIRQSWIVEAPAGSGKTGLLIQRYLKLLGDESVEQPEQVLAITFTVKATGEIRERVVTQLEKASRNEPLQRDSEFERETRALAEAVLRRDQMLGWGLLEHPRRLRVRTIDSVCAEIAGSLPVLSGGGGGQSPVLDASELHREAARRTLMQLGGQNHSLNAALRLVLLHRDGNLAECERLLAGMLALRDQWGELVPLTGRDLDDAYLDEIVLPRLERALDQAICAGLTRLSQTLPADILQELSHFAGELGHASGYKGSASPIAICAGLHTAPEESAEHLAHWRALIHLLTRGDGSWRSGFRGIWLKFEIGKNDAARLKDLVEELRHRDDILAAIQAVNYLPPAKYPQEQWVVAKALFRVLSHALAELQLVFAERGECDFAELGLLAKTALRRENGVHDLEAALGMRLQHLLVDEMQDTSTSQYELIQLLTQNWDGHSQTVFLVGDPKQSIYLFRQARVERFVQTMQAEQLGDLPVGSLRLTANFRSQQGLVSAFNDDFSLIFPNAATSGEVEYVLADAIRGRSSNGASDIVWHANRLPDADTPAHRKQTKADAQSIRAIIEQWQARPLPEERSEPWKIAVLVRSRNHLADIVVTLEKDNGAGPIPYRAVDIKALGEQREVLDLFALTRALLHPADRVAWFAVLHAPWCGLGSSELHILAGADEGTWAERSIDDVLAERGHLLSDESCERLTRIWPVLQSASEQRGRLTTAQWVERTWRSLGGDAYLTPEKMANARRYLQLLDEIEEHAGVIDLSLLKTRLDRLYAEAAISAGAVDLMTIHGAKGLEWDVVIVPGLEKRARVSGGRLLTWNEIDSGGADAAHVVLAPIVGKGEESRELNDWLNNIEKARDAAERKRLFYVACTRAKEELHLFAAPEAKSDGSISQAYGSLLSAAWPAAERHFMAEHEAADSVQTTPLLSNQESSPTSDAFIGNLAAAAVEERPAMLERLPLDFLPAARFAAAQKLSYGDIGIEAPLARFERPEGSFEARAFGNVVHEFLELIAKQLEHETHPKELLNEIATWEPRISAVLRGDGVAASRAKQLASRVRTALENTLRNAEGRWILGTRKEAFSEIALTSWAEARRSVRLDRIFRAGATPLAEGDDYLWIVDYKTTTHGSEGIEAFLAAEQAKYSAQLQTYAQTINSAGRKIRLALYYPLLSQLTWWAPETA